From the genome of Trypanosoma brucei brucei TREU927 chromosome 11 chr11_scaffold01 genomic scaffold, whole genome shotgun sequence:
GTCCCGGGAGCCCCACAACGAATCCTACAAATACGGCTGATACCGCCGCCGCCACAATGGCTACCATACGCTCTTTCATGTGACGGTCCGTCAGGACGCTCCGTCCCTCCTTATCCGCATCAAGTAGTTTTTTAGTCATATAAGCAGCCAAAAGTGCAGCGTACAGTGCAACAGATAGAAGAATACCATTGATCGGCGGAGCCACACCGTCGAACAGAAACCTGTATCGTGAGTTGAGTAGCCGATAAACACACCAATTGGGTAAAATCAGCGCACCAAGAGCGTACATACAACTCCTATACCGGTATATAGTTACACACAGACCGAAAGAATCGTGCGCAAAGAACTCACGTGAATTTTGCTTGTTGGACAGGAGGAACCATAGGCTACGCTCCGGTTTCCAAAAGAGGTACAGAATCTGTACGCAGACCATGCCAACAACGTTAACGATGTTCGACAGCCATGCTTCGTACAGGTCCCTCTGGAATGCCACGTAGAGAGTGGCCGGTAGCACTAACAAAAGAACTGTGAAGACAACTGCTTCAGGTTTTCCGTTAATCTGCATCCAACTTTCCCCAGCCTCCTCCCCAACACCAGCAATACCACTACTCCGGTTACCGTCGTCATCCGCTTTGCCGCGCCTTTTTGGTGACTGACCAAGGTCTGCTTGTTCCCCTCGGGTCACACGACGCCTCAAGACAAAACTACTCTCCAGTGGACGATAGAAATAGCAATGAATAGCGCACATGCTCAGCAAGAACCACGCGGGGGCGTGACGCGAACCGACAAAGGCTGTGGTGCTGGACAACAGTGAAGGCAGTACCAACATTGGGGTAACGCCCAAGACACTACGCTCCATCAAACACACAAGTTCCGGGTATCCAACCTGCAACCaatgaaagtgaaggaacgcGGCCATAGCGGTGGTTGTTAGCAACCCCTGCACAGTTAATATCATACAGAGGGGGCCTAAAAACGTAATTGATGCTCGCAGGTTAGACAGGAATAGCGCAAAGCCGAAACAGAGGGTGGTGGCAATTATGGCAAACACACCTCCAAGACGGTATCCAGCGTAATCCACCACATACGTCACAATGCATCCTGTGAGAAGAACCGCAAACGCGAATGATGACATCAACGGAATAGCACCAAAAAGACCTACAGCCAAAAGCAGAGAGACCGGCAGTACGTACTTCGGTGACCCCGTGTGAAACTCCAACTCTTCCGAGGGAAATTCGGCCCTTTCCGGACCGCGGAATTCCCCAGGGAGGGAACTGCATCCCGATCCTGTAGCCTGTTCCATCGCCACCCGCCGTGCTTGCTCACTTTTCCAGAAATCTGCTGAGGCCCGAATGGCCGCGTTAGCGTACCCCTCACGACCTGCGTAGGCGGCACCTTGCGGTTCACTGGGGAGTCCCGTATTGAATCCAACTTGAGATGGTGGCACGCCTGCAGCAGACACAGGTGCGGTAGCAACAGCGGGAGTTGCGGTTGCCCAGAGGGGCCTAGTTCCTCCATGAAATTGGAGGCCGCTGTCGGGAATACCACCGCCGCCACTGCTTGAATGACCGGGTGGAGGCGGAAATGCAGGAAGTAACGGTTGTGCCCCCTCACGAAGATCAGTGGGGTTCATAGTTGTTGCTCGTTTTCTGCCCTCACTCGTATATCTGCGCACCTCTGTGTACAGTCAATATTAAGTTGATCTCCCAGTGGTGCTTTTAAACAAGCAGGTTAACGCTCTCTAATCGGTGGATAGAAACAAGAAGATTTGGTCCACCAGACACAACTAAACCCACCAAAGGTGACAAttgatattattatattccGCTCCCTTGAAAACCTGACGTGGAGATCAACGTACAGCGTCATGGGTAtccgtgaaaaaaaaaacggaagaaggaaagagttTTAAGCGTGGATGAAGAAGCGAAGATCAGAACAACGGCAGTACCGTTaggcaaaaaaacaatgttgggatcaaaaaggggaaatgagGAAGGCAAGCATGGCGTTGCACCTAGCAGGACCAACACAAACGCACGCACAGCAGCGCACACAAGTAAATAATGATTGAAATGGCCCTCTCCCACCTTTGGCATTACGGTTGCCGGCCCCCATCGGTTTTCCTTGCCTCAGCAGAACTTGCTTTGGCGTTACTTTGTCGTTTAATCGAATTCTAGTATGCATAGTCTTTCCTTTAGCACTTCACGGATAAAGGACACGACCTGCACCCCATCTTGGTACACCAAAGTACATTTAGTTTGCCTCATTGTTGGAACTCTTGTTGAGAAGTGCAGCATCACGCTGTCGGCGCAGCTCCCGGATGCGTTTAAGCTTCTGCAGGGCGTTAATGTCTTCAATAGCGAAGGACACCAATAGGCGGCGATGGTCCCCAAAGATGGTCGGGTTGTTGTTGAGGGCTCGAAGTGCATGGAGGGCCACGGGGTGGTTAACGAGCTCAACGAAGGCGTAACCCTTCGACGTGCCCGCAGAGTCCTTCACTATCTTGACGTTTTTGATGGGGCCATACTTCCCCCAATTCGATTTATCGGCaaaatttttgttctttttcagGAAAGAACGCACGTGTGTGGAAAACAGCAGCCTCAATTCCTTCTCACCCATCGTTCGCGGCAGGTTACGCACACTAAGTCGCGTCGTACTAACGAACATGTTGCTATCACGCAGTTGATTCTTTCGAGATTCATAGTCCGCACGAATCATTTCGATATAACGGGGGTGTAAACCACGGGCGGCAGGAGTGTCGGGGAGGATAAGCCCCTCTTGCAATAGATAAAGGTGCCGTGGGTCATCAGCAGCCACCTTTGtgcgcttcttctttttctgctggGCAGCAGTGGCATCGTGTGAATCCTTCCGTGACAGCACGCGATGGACGGTGAAACGTGTCTCACGGAGAGTCATGAAAGGTTCACGAGAGTTGAAAGCATCAGCACGATTCTTGAACAACAGCCGCTTCGCCCTACAGTGTGAAAGATCTTTCGTCTGTTCGCGCCAGTCTGCACGATCATTCGCTGATAACTCCCGTGCGTTCTGTTGGGCGTGGTCAAATATTTTGTCAGCCATTTCCACAGTGCCGCAGTGTATAAAGCCTGTACCTGCAAGTGTTTTGGTTCGGCTGTTGCGCACCAGGAGCACGCGGCGGACGCCACCGAAACGCGTCTGGAAAAAGTTTAGTAGCTCCTCCTCGCTTGTGTCGAGGGGAAGTCGTTTTAAGAAGAGTTGAGTTTCCAGCGGGTCCTGCTTATTTAACCGTTCCTGCTTCTCCTCATCGATATCACTCTGAActtcctcttccacatcCTCTGGAGTGCTGTGGGTctcgtcatcatcaccagaacgtttctttttccctcgaAAGCGTTCatccttcttcccctttgcgTTACCGCTGTCGTACGTCTTCGCTATAGCGACCTTCCAGTTAgacttttttctctcaatCTTGCGCTGAAGCTTTTTGCGGATGCGCTGCTTggccttcttcctcctcatcattGATGGTGTGGCCTTTCTCTTAAGTAACGCTGCTGCCATCTCGCGTCAGGCTGATAACGATGCTTAGCAGTAGGTGTCGTATGTACTGTCCGACGCGTATTaagcaaaagagaaagtaaattcaaaagataagaaaaacaatggTCAGGTCGGGCATAAAGTTATGTAATATCCGGCGTGCAGTGTGAGAGAACAAcctcacaaaaaacaacacgagCCGACACAGGACAAAGCAAACAATACCAAAATGAacggtatatatatattataagCAGGGGTAGGGTCGTTCCCTGCGACAGATCCACGCCCCAAGTTCAGTAGTTAACCCAGAACAtcaaaaacagaaatgaaGCGCGgtaagggaaagagagaaataggcaaacaaagaaatttGCGACGCCACAGTGAAGAACCGGCCTCTCCAAACGTACACAACCCGTGAATAAGCACGTAAAGgtgagtaaaagaaaaacagtcATCAAGCGAGAGGGtatggaagaagaagaaagcagTACACCCTTCGCCCTCTCTCCCGCCTCACAGTGTTAAATTGGACGGCCCCTCACATCAGCACTATTGTTTGCTTGACTGGGTCGGAGCGCCACTCCGCTTATTTGAACTCTTCTACACATTTgatttcctttgctttcctgCTCGCTCCTTCTCCGGAGGTGGCAGCTGCGACCACCGGGGACCACGTAAAAACAATcgaacaccaacaacaaaagaataaagagaaggtgccctcccccttcccatATGATTCTCTTTTGTGGAATAACACGCGTAAGTTTCTTCACACTTCTGCAAGACGAGATAATTTCTGAATGCGGTTGAGCAACAAGTCACCATTCTTTACTATACGGTGATAGTCAAGGTTTGTTGTGTCTCCACGATATGTGGTAATACTATCCGAGACACGGTCCATCTTGCATGCGATGCGCTCATTTGATATGAGGGTTCCCAACATGCTATCCAGAACTGGGGAGGGAATACCAAATGCATTGCTCATTGATTTTAGCGTTACACTGCTGTATGAATCAAGGAATTGCTTGAACACAAGCACACGCACCTCGCGAAAGAAGTAATTAACATGCTGCGACAGGTACACAATACCTCGTAGTTGCTGGCACACAGCATCGAGGGTTGGAAAAACCTCCTTGTAGCGGCATTCGTATATGGCAGTAACGAGATGGAAAACATTCTTGATGTTGGCACTGTGCACTTCAGGGCTATCGAGTATGCATTTCTTCAGCTGTGAGCGACTCAACACGGGCAAACTAGCCACAACTGTGACGAGAATGAATTCGTTGAAGTCCATGAGCTCGCTAGCAGCAAAGGTGGAGATTGAGTCTAATAGTAGCTCGGAACCCTTCTTAAAGTCACGGATGTATACGTAGAAGAGACCTTCGTATACCTTGAGACGGTTTCGCCGTTCCCAATCACCCTCCTTCATCAGTCGGTGAGCGCTGCAAATGCCATTAGCAGCAACTTCATTGTCAGAGAACGCCAGTCCAAGAAGGATGCGCTGAAAGCAAAGGTCGAGCTTTGATCCGGCGGCAAGGGTTTTTCCGGAGCATTCGTTGTTAAATTTAAGACACTCCTCCATGTCCCCAATGCGGGCGAAATGATGGCATCTAGCCAGCAGACCATCACGCACCTCCACATCACCGAGGTTTTCCTGCGCATCCTTAATGCGTGCATCCAACTCTTCAAGTTTCGTCGCATTTATGGCATCCATCGCGCGCAACTGCTCCTCATCTACCGTCCAACAGAACATCTCCGACGCGAAGCGCAAGTAAGGAGCCATATTGTGTTCGTGCGCTATTTTCAACATGGCAGCCTTTACCTCCTCGCGCACAGCTTCGTCAACATACTGCGAGGTGTACGTGTGGCGCAAATGTAATAGTTTGATAAGGGGATCCATTGGAGGGGGTTCTTCAACTGGAAACTCCTCCTCATTGTCCATAATACCAACCGGTTGCTGAGGCGGCATCGTTACTTCTGCTTATATCACTGAGGCTCTTGACGGTTGATTTACCTGAAACTGTAACTATTAacccttccctctttgtcCTATTTCGATCCACCTTTTTTCAGCactgtcttcttttttttctttcttttttacttgctTCTAAACGTGTCTGTTCTCTCGCTTGATTACTTGCCTTGTGTACCCGCACTCCACCACATCggatgcagcagcggcaattcggatttaaaaaaaaagaaaataaagagtgATGAGGCACAttgaaacacaaaacaaaacacacaagaaCCAAAGATAAAACACGcggaagcaaaggaagagGGTAAATGGGATCTGAGAGAACTGGCGCCGTAACTAGAGATCCCTTTACTTTGCTGCTTTACCGCCACGCACCGAAATAACACAGGTGAGGCAATAATTAGACAGCACAAATACCAACCGGAACAGGCACAATTTTCCTTTCGTtggcaatgaaaaaaaaaaaggacataTTATAAGCACATGGGGGTGTTCTTGCCCGTGCCACGAGGACGTGGTGCGTCGATTGTGCAGCGTCAACAATGCATACAATAAGATGCGAAACCTGCATCAGCATAAATTtaaacgaaggaaaaaacagcgAACGAAAAGTGTTGACGCATAATAGGTTAGACGACCGTGCTGGAGCTTAAAGTTTAAGTAAATCACAAACTATAAAGGTATTTTTCACATGTATGTGCGTTTGCCTGTGAAATATGAATATACCGTCAACTTCGGATGTAAACGGCCCGCATTCTGGTGCGGTGAAactttctctcctcttctgCATTTCCATATCCCACGATGTCTGCGCCGATCGAAATACAATTAGAGTGTACTCACGGGCCATCCAAGCACATCACCTACGAGTTTGCCTGTACTCTTCCGCAAGGGATCCGCCGTTAGGTGGACACGGAACAA
Proteins encoded in this window:
- a CDS encoding proteasome regulatory non-ATPase subunit 7: MPPQQPVGIMDNEEEFPVEEPPPMDPLIKLLHLRHTYTSQYVDEAVREEVKAAMLKIAHEHNMAPYLRFASEMFCWTVDEEQLRAMDAINATKLEELDARIKDAQENLGDVEVRDGLLARCHHFARIGDMEECLKFNNECSGKTLAAGSKLDLCFQRILLGLAFSDNEVAANGICSAHRLMKEGDWERRNRLKVYEGLFYVYIRDFKKGSELLLDSISTFAASELMDFNEFILVTVVASLPVLSRSQLKKCILDSPEVHSANIKNVFHLVTAIYECRYKEVFPTLDAVCQQLRGIVYLSQHVNYFFREVRVLVFKQFLDSYSSVTLKSMSNAFGIPSPVLDSMLGTLISNERIACKMDRVSDSITTYRGDTTNLDYHRIVKNGDLLLNRIQKLSRLAEV